The Comamonas sp. 26 DNA window ACCACGCCCTTGGCGTTGCGCCATGGTCCGTTGCCGATGCGGTCGCGCGCATTCACAGCCGGCTGTCCGTTCAGGGCCGCATTGCTCAGGTAGGCGCGCCAGGTTTTGTTGCCTGCCCCCACGCTTGCGGCCAGCGATTGGCAGTAGCGGTCAGCGCCGGCCAGGCTACCGAGGTCGCCGCCCTTGCCGGGGTTGGTGCTGGTGATGAAGAAGCTCATGGGGTTGCCGCCCGATGACCCCATGGTGCCGCAACCAACGACCAAAGCAACAGCCGCAATGGCGGTGCTGGCGGAAAGAACCAAACGACGGGACATGGCAGGCTCCTGAGCAATAGTGGAGCCCGCAGGCTACCGTAACGTTGTGTCAGCGGCAATATGGGTAGTTGTGCGAGTTGGACCCACCGCCAAGGCAAGCTGAAAATGCCTGCCGAGCGTTATCTGTAAATCCAGTTACAAGTAGATTGTTGGACATCGCCAGAGAAAAAACCGGAATATGGATTGACTAAGCCAAAAAGGCAACGCGGTTGAATGCGTTGCCTTTTTGCTGGGGCCAGCCTTCAGAGGGTTCTGGGCCGTCGCATGCCTATGCTGTGTTTTGCCTTAGCGGCAAGACACATTGCGCCAGCTGAATTTGCCGTCGTTAAAGCTCTCTGTCCAGACTGCCATGGCAGGTGCTTTGCGCGAAGAGAAGGTGATCTGGTTGGGGATTTTGTTGCCCAGGGCGGCGGGTCTGCCTATCCGGTCAAGAACTTGCACTCCGTATTGCTTGGCCTCTTCACTGCCGCTTGAGTTCAGAATCACGCAGTACGCGCTGGCGAAGTCATCCCACAGGTGATGCTGCTTGATCACGTAGCTGTGCAAGCGCACGTAAGCCCGATTGGGATTTCTGCTCGTGAGGTTGGGTTTATTCATGATCAAGACTCCTGCTTGTTCGAAAAGATTCGGTGGAGATCGATCGATTGACACATTTTTGCAATCGCAACTTCTTTGTACCGAACAGTTTGTGTAACAAGCGTAGGGGTCTTGGCCGTGAGGGGATAGGGCTTAGGGGCCGCGCTGTAGGCTGTGTCGGTTATATGGCGCTGGCCGATGCTTCGGCAGCTTGGGCCGTGGGGTTGGGTGTGGGTTCGCCGATCTTGTGCAGGGTGTTGCGGTCAGTGTGGGCAAAGGGCTCGCTCTGGCCGGGGATGGTCAGCGTTGTTTCCTGCTCATACGACCAGGTGCCGTCTGGGTTTTTGGTGACGGTGATGGTGTAGGCATCGGTTCTGAACGCGTACTCCAGAAACGGGTTGCTTGAGATGCCGTTCACGGTAGAGCCACGTACGGCTTTGAGGGTAAAGGTGGTGGCGTCCGCCGTGGTTTTGCCCGTGGCCATGGCGGTTTGCCCACGCGGAATGGTCAGTGTCTGGATGATGTTGCCGGTGGCGGGCTCCCACAGCCAGTAGCCGACCTGGTCGTGAAAGGTTTCGGGGTCATCGGGTTTGACGATGCGCGTGTGGTAGCGCAGGCCGTAGAAGAGCTGGGGGCCGTTGGTCTGGGCATCGATGGGCTGGCATTCCATGTGCTCGATGAAGGCCTGCTTTTCCGGGCCGTCGGCCTTGGGGTTGATGTCCAGCCCGCGTTTGCCGGTCCAGATGCCGGCCATGCCGGTGAAGGGGCCGAGGTTGGCCAGGGTGTTCACATCGGGCTCGGGCTCTGTGTAAATGTCTTTGGGGTAGTTTTCCATAGCTTGAACGGGCTTTCTCGTTGAATCTGGTGCGGCCCAGTTTACAAGCCGTTGGCTGAGGCGAGCTTGACAGCTATCAAGCTGTCAGGGTGCGCTGCTGCAGGATCTGCCGCTCGTCAGGTGCTCTCTTCGGTGGTGAGCGTAAAGCGTGCGCTTTCGCCGCGCTGGGCGGCTTCACGCGTGAGGTAGATCATCACGCGGTAGCTGGTGCCCCGTTCGACGAGGAAGGTGCAGGTGTTGCTATCAGCCGAGCCGTGACACAGCGACTCGGCACTGCCGCCCTTGAGGACGTTCATCCGGCTGGATGGGTTGTTGGTGTTGAATGTGACGATGATGCGCTGGAAGGGCCGCGTTTCAAGCCCGTATTGCACGACGCCATTTCCAGTGACCTGGCCGCTGTAGGAGCTGGTGTAGTCGCCCGGCCTGGTGAAGGCGACCTGTGCCATTGAGATGCTGCTGAGGTGCAGGGTCAAGAGACTGAGCAGGGCAGCAGTTGCAAGCATCGGTTGGAAGCGGGTCATGCAACATCTCCTGGTTGTGTTGGACAGGATGGCGCCCCTTGGCGCGGCGGCGGGTGTCTATGCCGACAGCCGGACCACCATATCCCGTCGCTGCGCCCTAGCGGCAGGAGACATTGCGCCAGTTGAATTTTCCGTCGTTAAAAAACTCTGTCCATACCGACATGACGGGGGCCTTGCGGTAAGAAAACGTAATCTGGTTAGGGATCTTTGACCCCAGTGCAGCGGGCTGGCCGTTTTTGTCAAAAACCTGGACGATGAAGAGCGTTAAGTCTTCACTGCCGTTAGTGTTGAGTACGACGCGGTAGGACTGGGTGAAGAGATCCCAGTCTTGCACTTTGGCGACATAGGTATGCAGGCGAACGAACGCGCGGTTGGCGTTCTTGGCGGCGGGGTTGATGCTTCTCATGATGACGCTCCCTGTTGCAGAACCACTTGCCGCAGAACCTGCGAGCTCACATTCTTTTGCATTTGAGCGATGTTGTATCAATTGAGTTGCATGGTGTGTAGACGCTCACGGCTTGCCCATTTCCTTGCTTGATACGGCTGGAGTGCGCTTGCATGAAGTGCAAAGAAGTCAATTTGTCGGTGCAGCTGTCATCTTTTGGTGATGTTGTGAACACACGAACAACTTATCTATGAAGAGCGTTTTGATAAATGTGGGGGCTTGGAGAGGGGGAGGTCCAGCTGTCGATCATGTTGGCCCAGTCTTGCAGCATGGCTTTGCGTTGATCGCGGTATTCGGCCTTGTTGTAGACGGCGCGAACGCCTTTTTGCTCGTGGGCGAGGGTTTTCTCAATCCAGTCGGAGTTGTAGCCAGCTTCATGCAGGATGGTGGAGCCGGTGCGCCGCAAGTCGTGCGGGCCGAATTTGGCAAGCGCGTGGCCGTCTTTTTGCGCGTATTCCCAGCACAGGGTCATGACGCGGTTCAGCGTGGCTGAACTCATGGGCCTGTGGGTTTCGTAGCGGCTGGGGAAGACATAGTCCGAGCCGCCGGCAAACATTTTGAGCGCTGTCAGCAGGTCAATGGCCTGCTGGGCCAAAAAGACGATGTGAGGGCGGCGGGCCTTCATTCTTGCTGCTGGAATGGTGAGCGTGCCGTCGGTGAAGTTCACATCCGCCCATTTGGCATTGGTGAGCTCGCCTTTGCGCAGCAAGGTCAGCAGCAGCAGTTTGCAGGCCGCGCGAATGCTGGGCGTGGTGCCTACTTTCTCAAGGCCGCGGTAGAACAGCCCGATTTCTTCTTTGGAGAGGGCGCGGTCTTTGGGCTCGAAGGTGGCAATGGTGCTGGGTGCGACTTCTTCGGCAGGGTTGCTGACCTTCTGGCCGCGCTCGATG harbors:
- a CDS encoding FABP family protein, whose protein sequence is MENYPKDIYTEPEPDVNTLANLGPFTGMAGIWTGKRGLDINPKADGPEKQAFIEHMECQPIDAQTNGPQLFYGLRYHTRIVKPDDPETFHDQVGYWLWEPATGNIIQTLTIPRGQTAMATGKTTADATTFTLKAVRGSTVNGISSNPFLEYAFRTDAYTITVTKNPDGTWSYEQETTLTIPGQSEPFAHTDRNTLHKIGEPTPNPTAQAAEASASAI
- a CDS encoding site-specific integrase, producing MLTDTKIRSLKATGKLYKVTDRDGLYVAVTPSGTISFRYNYKINNRQETLTIGAYGIGGITLAEARAKQLLAKKLVQEGVSPAREKIRTKAREVSAGTLGEWGIKWLKGHKMADSTRDMRRSVYEREVQTRFGKLQLREISGEDVRSMADAIVARGAPATAIHAREIILMIFRYAIERGQKVSNPAEEVAPSTIATFEPKDRALSKEEIGLFYRGLEKVGTTPSIRAACKLLLLTLLRKGELTNAKWADVNFTDGTLTIPAARMKARRPHIVFLAQQAIDLLTALKMFAGGSDYVFPSRYETHRPMSSATLNRVMTLCWEYAQKDGHALAKFGPHDLRRTGSTILHEAGYNSDWIEKTLAHEQKGVRAVYNKAEYRDQRKAMLQDWANMIDSWTSPSPSPHIYQNALHR
- a CDS encoding DNA breaking-rejoining protein is translated as MTRFQPMLATAALLSLLTLHLSSISMAQVAFTRPGDYTSSYSGQVTGNGVVQYGLETRPFQRIIVTFNTNNPSSRMNVLKGGSAESLCHGSADSNTCTFLVERGTSYRVMIYLTREAAQRGESARFTLTTEEST